A region of bacterium DNA encodes the following proteins:
- a CDS encoding methyltransferase domain-containing protein, which produces MTQSREGGLSPKKEQVATAYTLAADSYDGSAMGFRGRFGGQLVDLTKVKPGHRVLDLCCGSGASALAAARKTGPAGGILGVDIAQGLVELARAKAAREGLSWAQFRCVDVEALEVPPASFDVGQCGFAIFFFDDMTSPIRTLLRAVRPRGTIGVSIWGEEFWEPYNTRFFECIRRRRPDLYTGAPAWYRINSADALAALLRRAGATNIAVRTERVSHVVVGAEGWWKVMWGSGYRGTLSRLTPDELQAVRAEHLREIQPLVAPNGDLSLSSPVHFGIATVPAR; this is translated from the coding sequence GTGACCCAATCGCGCGAGGGGGGTCTGTCCCCCAAAAAGGAGCAGGTCGCCACCGCCTACACGCTGGCCGCCGACAGCTACGACGGCTCGGCGATGGGCTTCCGGGGCCGCTTCGGCGGCCAACTGGTGGACCTCACCAAGGTCAAGCCCGGGCACCGCGTCTTGGATCTCTGCTGCGGCAGCGGGGCCTCCGCGCTGGCCGCCGCCAGGAAGACCGGGCCGGCGGGCGGGATCCTCGGGGTGGACATCGCCCAGGGGCTCGTCGAGCTGGCCCGAGCCAAGGCGGCGAGGGAAGGCCTCTCCTGGGCGCAGTTCCGGTGTGTCGATGTGGAGGCCCTGGAGGTGCCCCCCGCCTCGTTTGACGTCGGTCAGTGCGGCTTTGCGATTTTTTTCTTCGACGACATGACCTCTCCGATCCGCACGCTGCTGCGGGCCGTCCGGCCGCGGGGGACCATCGGGGTGTCGATCTGGGGAGAAGAGTTCTGGGAGCCGTACAACACCCGATTCTTCGAGTGCATCCGGCGTCGCCGGCCCGACCTCTACACGGGCGCTCCCGCGTGGTACCGCATCAACTCCGCCGACGCCCTCGCCGCCCTGCTCCGCCGGGCGGGGGCGACGAACATCGCCGTGCGAACCGAGCGCGTCAGCCACGTCGTGGTGGGGGCCGAAGGATGGTGGAAGGTCATGTGGGGGAGCGGGTACCGGGGCACCCTCAGCCGACTGACCCCCGATGAACTCCAGGCCGTGCGCGCCGAGCACCTCCGCGAGATCCAACCGCTGGTGGCGCCGAACGGAGATCTGTCGCTGTCGAGCCCGGTCCACTTTGGCATCGCGACCGTTCCCGCTCGCTAA